The following coding sequences lie in one Mus musculus strain C57BL/6J chromosome 11, GRCm38.p6 C57BL/6J genomic window:
- the Zfp454 gene encoding zinc finger protein 454 isoform 5 (isoform 5 is encoded by transcript variant 9) has product MLLSSPEKRNGCQPAPGPGPDAADEPHLGPRSACEAQVPVTGEITVAMSKKFLKADIPEKESDQWIAKERACANLFNWQCQEGQEVKLQQVVLTQQNTPSKLSEQRVRAESSSPIQSQRSQASKTAFECSECGKAFSKSSTLKKHQKLHTEKLNPSQKSPMKEKRYKCRECGKAFHQSTHLIHHQRVHTGEKPYQCKDCGKAFSVSSSLSYHQKIHTGEKPFECNVCGKAFIRNIHLSHHHRMHTGEKPFQCNLCDKAFVCRAHLTKHQHIHSGKKPYKCNECGKAFNQSTSFLQHQRIHTGEKPFECNECGKAFRVNSSLTEHQRIHTGEKPYQCIECGKAFRDNSSFARHRKIHTGEKPYRCGLCEKAFRDQSALAQHQRTHTGEKPYTCNICEKAFSDHSALTQHKRIHTREKPYKCKTCGKAFIRSTHLIQHQRIHTGEKPYKCNTCGKAFNQTANLAQHQRHHTGGK; this is encoded by the exons ATGCTCCTCAGCTCACCAGAGAAAAGGAATGGCTGTCAGCCAGCTCCCGGCCCTGGTCCAG ATGCCGCAGatgaacctcacttgggtcctcgaTCTGCGTGTGAAGCTCAGGTTCCGGTTacag GGGAAATTACAGTGGCCATGAGTAAGAAATTCCTCAAGGCAGATATCCCTGAGAAAGAGTCGGATCAATGGATAGCAAAGGAAAGAGCATGTGCTAACTTGTTCAATTGGCAGTGCCAGGAAGGTCAGGAGGTGAAGTTGCAGCAAGTGGTCCTCACCCAGCAGAACACTCCATCAAAACTGAGTGAGCAGAGAGTCAGAGCAGAGAGCTCATCACCCATCCAAAGTCAGAGATCTCAAGCAAGCAAAACGGCTTTTGAATGCAGCGAATGCGGGAAAGCCTTCTCTAAGAGTTCCACCCTTAAGAAGCATCAGAAACTTCATACCGAAAAACTCAACCCAAGTCAGAAATCACCAATGAAAGAGAAGCGATACAAGTGCCgagaatgtgggaaagccttccaCCAGAGTACACACCTCATCCATCACCAAAGAGTCCACACTGGCGAGAAACCATACCAGTGCAAGGACTGTGGCAAGGCCTTCTCAGTGAGCTCTTCCCTTTCCTACCACCAGAAAATCCATACCGGAGAAAAGCCCTTTGAATGTAATGTTTGTGGAAAGGCCTTTATCCGGAACATACATCTTTCCCACCATCATAGAatgcacactggagagaaacctttccAATGCAACCTTTGTGACAAAGCTTTCGTTTGCAGAGCACATCTTACCAAACACCAGCACATTCACAGTGGCAAGAAGCCCTATAAATGTAatgagtgtgggaaagccttcaatCAGAGTACAAGTTTTCTGCAGCATCAGAGgatccacactggagagaaaccctttgaATGCAACGAGTGTGGCAAGGCCTTCAGGGTGAACTCTTCCCTTACTGAACACCAGAGAATCCACACTGGGGAGAAACCATATCAATGTATCGAATGTGGCAAAGCTTTCAGGGATAACTCATCCTTTGCACGCCATCGGAaaattcacactggagagaaaccttacagatGTGGCTTGTGTGAGAAGGCTTTCAGGGACCAGTCAGCCCTAGCACAGCATCAGAGAACTCACACTGGGGAAAAGCCTTACACGTGTAACATATGTGAGAAAGCCTTCAGTGACCATTCGGCCCTTACCCAACATAAGAGAATTCACACGAGAGAAAAACCGTACAAATGTAAAACCTGTGGGAAAGCTTTTATCCGAAGCACACACCTCATTCAACACCAGAGGATTCACacgggagagaaaccttacaaatgtaacaCATGCGGGAAAGCCTTCAACCAGACTGCAAACCTCGCTCAGCACCAGAGGCATCACACTGGAGGAAAGTGA
- the Zfp454 gene encoding zinc finger protein 454 isoform 1 (isoform 1 is encoded by transcript variant 5) — protein sequence MAVSQLPALVQDLVTFKDVAVLFTQEEWGQLSSAQRALYQDVMLENYSNLVSLAGLLGSQPDMFFPLEEVEECVSEEAPEGFVLDAADEPHLGPRSACEAQVPVTGEITVAMSKKFLKADIPEKESDQWIAKERACANLFNWQCQEGQEVKLQQVVLTQQNTPSKLSEQRVRAESSSPIQSQRSQASKTAFECSECGKAFSKSSTLKKHQKLHTEKLNPSQKSPMKEKRYKCRECGKAFHQSTHLIHHQRVHTGEKPYQCKDCGKAFSVSSSLSYHQKIHTGEKPFECNVCGKAFIRNIHLSHHHRMHTGEKPFQCNLCDKAFVCRAHLTKHQHIHSGKKPYKCNECGKAFNQSTSFLQHQRIHTGEKPFECNECGKAFRVNSSLTEHQRIHTGEKPYQCIECGKAFRDNSSFARHRKIHTGEKPYRCGLCEKAFRDQSALAQHQRTHTGEKPYTCNICEKAFSDHSALTQHKRIHTREKPYKCKTCGKAFIRSTHLIQHQRIHTGEKPYKCNTCGKAFNQTANLAQHQRHHTGGK from the exons ATGGCTGTCAGCCAGCTCCCGGCCCTGGTCCAG GACTTGGTGACCTTCAAGGATGTGGCCGTGCTTTTCACCCAGGAGGAGTGGGGTCAGCTGAGCTCTGCCCAGAGGGCCTTGTATCAGGATGTGATGCTAGAGAACTACAGTAACCTGGTCTCACTGG CAGGTCTCTTAGGATCCCAACCAGATATGTTCTTTCCCCTGGAGGAAGTGGAAGAATGTGTGTCAGAGGAGGCTCCTGAGGGCTTTGTTCTGG ATGCCGCAGatgaacctcacttgggtcctcgaTCTGCGTGTGAAGCTCAGGTTCCGGTTacag GGGAAATTACAGTGGCCATGAGTAAGAAATTCCTCAAGGCAGATATCCCTGAGAAAGAGTCGGATCAATGGATAGCAAAGGAAAGAGCATGTGCTAACTTGTTCAATTGGCAGTGCCAGGAAGGTCAGGAGGTGAAGTTGCAGCAAGTGGTCCTCACCCAGCAGAACACTCCATCAAAACTGAGTGAGCAGAGAGTCAGAGCAGAGAGCTCATCACCCATCCAAAGTCAGAGATCTCAAGCAAGCAAAACGGCTTTTGAATGCAGCGAATGCGGGAAAGCCTTCTCTAAGAGTTCCACCCTTAAGAAGCATCAGAAACTTCATACCGAAAAACTCAACCCAAGTCAGAAATCACCAATGAAAGAGAAGCGATACAAGTGCCgagaatgtgggaaagccttccaCCAGAGTACACACCTCATCCATCACCAAAGAGTCCACACTGGCGAGAAACCATACCAGTGCAAGGACTGTGGCAAGGCCTTCTCAGTGAGCTCTTCCCTTTCCTACCACCAGAAAATCCATACCGGAGAAAAGCCCTTTGAATGTAATGTTTGTGGAAAGGCCTTTATCCGGAACATACATCTTTCCCACCATCATAGAatgcacactggagagaaacctttccAATGCAACCTTTGTGACAAAGCTTTCGTTTGCAGAGCACATCTTACCAAACACCAGCACATTCACAGTGGCAAGAAGCCCTATAAATGTAatgagtgtgggaaagccttcaatCAGAGTACAAGTTTTCTGCAGCATCAGAGgatccacactggagagaaaccctttgaATGCAACGAGTGTGGCAAGGCCTTCAGGGTGAACTCTTCCCTTACTGAACACCAGAGAATCCACACTGGGGAGAAACCATATCAATGTATCGAATGTGGCAAAGCTTTCAGGGATAACTCATCCTTTGCACGCCATCGGAaaattcacactggagagaaaccttacagatGTGGCTTGTGTGAGAAGGCTTTCAGGGACCAGTCAGCCCTAGCACAGCATCAGAGAACTCACACTGGGGAAAAGCCTTACACGTGTAACATATGTGAGAAAGCCTTCAGTGACCATTCGGCCCTTACCCAACATAAGAGAATTCACACGAGAGAAAAACCGTACAAATGTAAAACCTGTGGGAAAGCTTTTATCCGAAGCACACACCTCATTCAACACCAGAGGATTCACacgggagagaaaccttacaaatgtaacaCATGCGGGAAAGCCTTCAACCAGACTGCAAACCTCGCTCAGCACCAGAGGCATCACACTGGAGGAAAGTGA
- the Zfp454 gene encoding zinc finger protein 454 isoform 7 (isoform 7 is encoded by transcript variant 11), whose translation MLLSSPEKRNGCQPAPGPGPAGLLGSQPDMFFPLEEVEECVSEEAPEGFVLDAADEPHLGPRSACEAQVPVTGEITVAMSKKFLKADIPEKESDQWIAKERACANLFNWQCQEGQEVKLQQVVLTQQNTPSKLSEQRVRAESSSPIQSQRSQASKTAFECSECGKAFSKSSTLKKHQKLHTEKLNPSQKSPMKEKRYKCRECGKAFHQSTHLIHHQRVHTGEKPYQCKDCGKAFSVSSSLSYHQKIHTGEKPFECNVCGKAFIRNIHLSHHHRMHTGEKPFQCNLCDKAFVCRAHLTKHQHIHSGKKPYKCNECGKAFNQSTSFLQHQRIHTGEKPFECNECGKAFRVNSSLTEHQRIHTGEKPYQCIECGKAFRDNSSFARHRKIHTGEKPYRCGLCEKAFRDQSALAQHQRTHTGEKPYTCNICEKAFSDHSALTQHKRIHTREKPYKCKTCGKAFIRSTHLIQHQRIHTGEKPYKCNTCGKAFNQTANLAQHQRHHTGGK comes from the exons ATGCTCCTCAGCTCACCAGAGAAAAGGAATGGCTGTCAGCCAGCTCCCGGCCCTGGTCCAG CAGGTCTCTTAGGATCCCAACCAGATATGTTCTTTCCCCTGGAGGAAGTGGAAGAATGTGTGTCAGAGGAGGCTCCTGAGGGCTTTGTTCTGG ATGCCGCAGatgaacctcacttgggtcctcgaTCTGCGTGTGAAGCTCAGGTTCCGGTTacag GGGAAATTACAGTGGCCATGAGTAAGAAATTCCTCAAGGCAGATATCCCTGAGAAAGAGTCGGATCAATGGATAGCAAAGGAAAGAGCATGTGCTAACTTGTTCAATTGGCAGTGCCAGGAAGGTCAGGAGGTGAAGTTGCAGCAAGTGGTCCTCACCCAGCAGAACACTCCATCAAAACTGAGTGAGCAGAGAGTCAGAGCAGAGAGCTCATCACCCATCCAAAGTCAGAGATCTCAAGCAAGCAAAACGGCTTTTGAATGCAGCGAATGCGGGAAAGCCTTCTCTAAGAGTTCCACCCTTAAGAAGCATCAGAAACTTCATACCGAAAAACTCAACCCAAGTCAGAAATCACCAATGAAAGAGAAGCGATACAAGTGCCgagaatgtgggaaagccttccaCCAGAGTACACACCTCATCCATCACCAAAGAGTCCACACTGGCGAGAAACCATACCAGTGCAAGGACTGTGGCAAGGCCTTCTCAGTGAGCTCTTCCCTTTCCTACCACCAGAAAATCCATACCGGAGAAAAGCCCTTTGAATGTAATGTTTGTGGAAAGGCCTTTATCCGGAACATACATCTTTCCCACCATCATAGAatgcacactggagagaaacctttccAATGCAACCTTTGTGACAAAGCTTTCGTTTGCAGAGCACATCTTACCAAACACCAGCACATTCACAGTGGCAAGAAGCCCTATAAATGTAatgagtgtgggaaagccttcaatCAGAGTACAAGTTTTCTGCAGCATCAGAGgatccacactggagagaaaccctttgaATGCAACGAGTGTGGCAAGGCCTTCAGGGTGAACTCTTCCCTTACTGAACACCAGAGAATCCACACTGGGGAGAAACCATATCAATGTATCGAATGTGGCAAAGCTTTCAGGGATAACTCATCCTTTGCACGCCATCGGAaaattcacactggagagaaaccttacagatGTGGCTTGTGTGAGAAGGCTTTCAGGGACCAGTCAGCCCTAGCACAGCATCAGAGAACTCACACTGGGGAAAAGCCTTACACGTGTAACATATGTGAGAAAGCCTTCAGTGACCATTCGGCCCTTACCCAACATAAGAGAATTCACACGAGAGAAAAACCGTACAAATGTAAAACCTGTGGGAAAGCTTTTATCCGAAGCACACACCTCATTCAACACCAGAGGATTCACacgggagagaaaccttacaaatgtaacaCATGCGGGAAAGCCTTCAACCAGACTGCAAACCTCGCTCAGCACCAGAGGCATCACACTGGAGGAAAGTGA
- the Zfp454 gene encoding zinc finger protein 454 isoform 6 (isoform 6 is encoded by transcript variant 10), with product MLLSSPEKRNGCQPAPGPGPGLLGSQPDMFFPLEEVEECVSEEAPEGFVLGEITVAMSKKFLKADIPEKESDQWIAKERACANLFNWQCQEGQEVKLQQVVLTQQNTPSKLSEQRVRAESSSPIQSQRSQASKTAFECSECGKAFSKSSTLKKHQKLHTEKLNPSQKSPMKEKRYKCRECGKAFHQSTHLIHHQRVHTGEKPYQCKDCGKAFSVSSSLSYHQKIHTGEKPFECNVCGKAFIRNIHLSHHHRMHTGEKPFQCNLCDKAFVCRAHLTKHQHIHSGKKPYKCNECGKAFNQSTSFLQHQRIHTGEKPFECNECGKAFRVNSSLTEHQRIHTGEKPYQCIECGKAFRDNSSFARHRKIHTGEKPYRCGLCEKAFRDQSALAQHQRTHTGEKPYTCNICEKAFSDHSALTQHKRIHTREKPYKCKTCGKAFIRSTHLIQHQRIHTGEKPYKCNTCGKAFNQTANLAQHQRHHTGGK from the exons ATGCTCCTCAGCTCACCAGAGAAAAGGAATGGCTGTCAGCCAGCTCCCGGCCCTGGTCCAG GTCTCTTAGGATCCCAACCAGATATGTTCTTTCCCCTGGAGGAAGTGGAAGAATGTGTGTCAGAGGAGGCTCCTGAGGGCTTTGTTCTGG GGGAAATTACAGTGGCCATGAGTAAGAAATTCCTCAAGGCAGATATCCCTGAGAAAGAGTCGGATCAATGGATAGCAAAGGAAAGAGCATGTGCTAACTTGTTCAATTGGCAGTGCCAGGAAGGTCAGGAGGTGAAGTTGCAGCAAGTGGTCCTCACCCAGCAGAACACTCCATCAAAACTGAGTGAGCAGAGAGTCAGAGCAGAGAGCTCATCACCCATCCAAAGTCAGAGATCTCAAGCAAGCAAAACGGCTTTTGAATGCAGCGAATGCGGGAAAGCCTTCTCTAAGAGTTCCACCCTTAAGAAGCATCAGAAACTTCATACCGAAAAACTCAACCCAAGTCAGAAATCACCAATGAAAGAGAAGCGATACAAGTGCCgagaatgtgggaaagccttccaCCAGAGTACACACCTCATCCATCACCAAAGAGTCCACACTGGCGAGAAACCATACCAGTGCAAGGACTGTGGCAAGGCCTTCTCAGTGAGCTCTTCCCTTTCCTACCACCAGAAAATCCATACCGGAGAAAAGCCCTTTGAATGTAATGTTTGTGGAAAGGCCTTTATCCGGAACATACATCTTTCCCACCATCATAGAatgcacactggagagaaacctttccAATGCAACCTTTGTGACAAAGCTTTCGTTTGCAGAGCACATCTTACCAAACACCAGCACATTCACAGTGGCAAGAAGCCCTATAAATGTAatgagtgtgggaaagccttcaatCAGAGTACAAGTTTTCTGCAGCATCAGAGgatccacactggagagaaaccctttgaATGCAACGAGTGTGGCAAGGCCTTCAGGGTGAACTCTTCCCTTACTGAACACCAGAGAATCCACACTGGGGAGAAACCATATCAATGTATCGAATGTGGCAAAGCTTTCAGGGATAACTCATCCTTTGCACGCCATCGGAaaattcacactggagagaaaccttacagatGTGGCTTGTGTGAGAAGGCTTTCAGGGACCAGTCAGCCCTAGCACAGCATCAGAGAACTCACACTGGGGAAAAGCCTTACACGTGTAACATATGTGAGAAAGCCTTCAGTGACCATTCGGCCCTTACCCAACATAAGAGAATTCACACGAGAGAAAAACCGTACAAATGTAAAACCTGTGGGAAAGCTTTTATCCGAAGCACACACCTCATTCAACACCAGAGGATTCACacgggagagaaaccttacaaatgtaacaCATGCGGGAAAGCCTTCAACCAGACTGCAAACCTCGCTCAGCACCAGAGGCATCACACTGGAGGAAAGTGA
- the Zfp454 gene encoding zinc finger protein 454 isoform X5: MLLSSPEKRNGCQPAPGPGPGEITVAMSKKFLKADIPEKESDQWIAKERACANLFNWQCQEGQEVKLQQVVLTQQNTPSKLSEQRVRAESSSPIQSQRSQASKTAFECSECGKAFSKSSTLKKHQKLHTEKLNPSQKSPMKEKRYKCRECGKAFHQSTHLIHHQRVHTGEKPYQCKDCGKAFSVSSSLSYHQKIHTGEKPFECNVCGKAFIRNIHLSHHHRMHTGEKPFQCNLCDKAFVCRAHLTKHQHIHSGKKPYKCNECGKAFNQSTSFLQHQRIHTGEKPFECNECGKAFRVNSSLTEHQRIHTGEKPYQCIECGKAFRDNSSFARHRKIHTGEKPYRCGLCEKAFRDQSALAQHQRTHTGEKPYTCNICEKAFSDHSALTQHKRIHTREKPYKCKTCGKAFIRSTHLIQHQRIHTGEKPYKCNTCGKAFNQTANLAQHQRHHTGGK, from the exons ATGCTCCTCAGCTCACCAGAGAAAAGGAATGGCTGTCAGCCAGCTCCCGGCCCTGGTCCAG GGGAAATTACAGTGGCCATGAGTAAGAAATTCCTCAAGGCAGATATCCCTGAGAAAGAGTCGGATCAATGGATAGCAAAGGAAAGAGCATGTGCTAACTTGTTCAATTGGCAGTGCCAGGAAGGTCAGGAGGTGAAGTTGCAGCAAGTGGTCCTCACCCAGCAGAACACTCCATCAAAACTGAGTGAGCAGAGAGTCAGAGCAGAGAGCTCATCACCCATCCAAAGTCAGAGATCTCAAGCAAGCAAAACGGCTTTTGAATGCAGCGAATGCGGGAAAGCCTTCTCTAAGAGTTCCACCCTTAAGAAGCATCAGAAACTTCATACCGAAAAACTCAACCCAAGTCAGAAATCACCAATGAAAGAGAAGCGATACAAGTGCCgagaatgtgggaaagccttccaCCAGAGTACACACCTCATCCATCACCAAAGAGTCCACACTGGCGAGAAACCATACCAGTGCAAGGACTGTGGCAAGGCCTTCTCAGTGAGCTCTTCCCTTTCCTACCACCAGAAAATCCATACCGGAGAAAAGCCCTTTGAATGTAATGTTTGTGGAAAGGCCTTTATCCGGAACATACATCTTTCCCACCATCATAGAatgcacactggagagaaacctttccAATGCAACCTTTGTGACAAAGCTTTCGTTTGCAGAGCACATCTTACCAAACACCAGCACATTCACAGTGGCAAGAAGCCCTATAAATGTAatgagtgtgggaaagccttcaatCAGAGTACAAGTTTTCTGCAGCATCAGAGgatccacactggagagaaaccctttgaATGCAACGAGTGTGGCAAGGCCTTCAGGGTGAACTCTTCCCTTACTGAACACCAGAGAATCCACACTGGGGAGAAACCATATCAATGTATCGAATGTGGCAAAGCTTTCAGGGATAACTCATCCTTTGCACGCCATCGGAaaattcacactggagagaaaccttacagatGTGGCTTGTGTGAGAAGGCTTTCAGGGACCAGTCAGCCCTAGCACAGCATCAGAGAACTCACACTGGGGAAAAGCCTTACACGTGTAACATATGTGAGAAAGCCTTCAGTGACCATTCGGCCCTTACCCAACATAAGAGAATTCACACGAGAGAAAAACCGTACAAATGTAAAACCTGTGGGAAAGCTTTTATCCGAAGCACACACCTCATTCAACACCAGAGGATTCACacgggagagaaaccttacaaatgtaacaCATGCGGGAAAGCCTTCAACCAGACTGCAAACCTCGCTCAGCACCAGAGGCATCACACTGGAGGAAAGTGA
- the Zfp454 gene encoding zinc finger protein 454 isoform 3 (isoform 3 is encoded by transcript variant 3): MAVSQLPALVQDLVTFKDVAVLFTQEEWGQLSSAQRALYQDVMLENYSNLVSLGLLGSQPDMFFPLEEVEECVSEEAPEGFVLDAADEPHLGPRSACEAQVPVTGEITVAMSKKFLKADIPEKESDQWIAKERACANLFNWQCQEGQEVKLQQVVLTQQNTPSKLSEQRVRAESSSPIQSQRSQASKTAFECSECGKAFSKSSTLKKHQKLHTEKLNPSQKSPMKEKRYKCRECGKAFHQSTHLIHHQRVHTGEKPYQCKDCGKAFSVSSSLSYHQKIHTGEKPFECNVCGKAFIRNIHLSHHHRMHTGEKPFQCNLCDKAFVCRAHLTKHQHIHSGKKPYKCNECGKAFNQSTSFLQHQRIHTGEKPFECNECGKAFRVNSSLTEHQRIHTGEKPYQCIECGKAFRDNSSFARHRKIHTGEKPYRCGLCEKAFRDQSALAQHQRTHTGEKPYTCNICEKAFSDHSALTQHKRIHTREKPYKCKTCGKAFIRSTHLIQHQRIHTGEKPYKCNTCGKAFNQTANLAQHQRHHTGGK, encoded by the exons ATGGCTGTCAGCCAGCTCCCGGCCCTGGTCCAG GACTTGGTGACCTTCAAGGATGTGGCCGTGCTTTTCACCCAGGAGGAGTGGGGTCAGCTGAGCTCTGCCCAGAGGGCCTTGTATCAGGATGTGATGCTAGAGAACTACAGTAACCTGGTCTCACTGG GTCTCTTAGGATCCCAACCAGATATGTTCTTTCCCCTGGAGGAAGTGGAAGAATGTGTGTCAGAGGAGGCTCCTGAGGGCTTTGTTCTGG ATGCCGCAGatgaacctcacttgggtcctcgaTCTGCGTGTGAAGCTCAGGTTCCGGTTacag GGGAAATTACAGTGGCCATGAGTAAGAAATTCCTCAAGGCAGATATCCCTGAGAAAGAGTCGGATCAATGGATAGCAAAGGAAAGAGCATGTGCTAACTTGTTCAATTGGCAGTGCCAGGAAGGTCAGGAGGTGAAGTTGCAGCAAGTGGTCCTCACCCAGCAGAACACTCCATCAAAACTGAGTGAGCAGAGAGTCAGAGCAGAGAGCTCATCACCCATCCAAAGTCAGAGATCTCAAGCAAGCAAAACGGCTTTTGAATGCAGCGAATGCGGGAAAGCCTTCTCTAAGAGTTCCACCCTTAAGAAGCATCAGAAACTTCATACCGAAAAACTCAACCCAAGTCAGAAATCACCAATGAAAGAGAAGCGATACAAGTGCCgagaatgtgggaaagccttccaCCAGAGTACACACCTCATCCATCACCAAAGAGTCCACACTGGCGAGAAACCATACCAGTGCAAGGACTGTGGCAAGGCCTTCTCAGTGAGCTCTTCCCTTTCCTACCACCAGAAAATCCATACCGGAGAAAAGCCCTTTGAATGTAATGTTTGTGGAAAGGCCTTTATCCGGAACATACATCTTTCCCACCATCATAGAatgcacactggagagaaacctttccAATGCAACCTTTGTGACAAAGCTTTCGTTTGCAGAGCACATCTTACCAAACACCAGCACATTCACAGTGGCAAGAAGCCCTATAAATGTAatgagtgtgggaaagccttcaatCAGAGTACAAGTTTTCTGCAGCATCAGAGgatccacactggagagaaaccctttgaATGCAACGAGTGTGGCAAGGCCTTCAGGGTGAACTCTTCCCTTACTGAACACCAGAGAATCCACACTGGGGAGAAACCATATCAATGTATCGAATGTGGCAAAGCTTTCAGGGATAACTCATCCTTTGCACGCCATCGGAaaattcacactggagagaaaccttacagatGTGGCTTGTGTGAGAAGGCTTTCAGGGACCAGTCAGCCCTAGCACAGCATCAGAGAACTCACACTGGGGAAAAGCCTTACACGTGTAACATATGTGAGAAAGCCTTCAGTGACCATTCGGCCCTTACCCAACATAAGAGAATTCACACGAGAGAAAAACCGTACAAATGTAAAACCTGTGGGAAAGCTTTTATCCGAAGCACACACCTCATTCAACACCAGAGGATTCACacgggagagaaaccttacaaatgtaacaCATGCGGGAAAGCCTTCAACCAGACTGCAAACCTCGCTCAGCACCAGAGGCATCACACTGGAGGAAAGTGA
- the Zfp454 gene encoding zinc finger protein 454 isoform 4 (isoform 4 is encoded by transcript variant 6): MLLSSPEKRNGCQPAPGPGPGLLGSQPDMFFPLEEVEECVSEEAPEGFVLDAADEPHLGPRSACEAQVPVTGEITVAMSKKFLKADIPEKESDQWIAKERACANLFNWQCQEGQEVKLQQVVLTQQNTPSKLSEQRVRAESSSPIQSQRSQASKTAFECSECGKAFSKSSTLKKHQKLHTEKLNPSQKSPMKEKRYKCRECGKAFHQSTHLIHHQRVHTGEKPYQCKDCGKAFSVSSSLSYHQKIHTGEKPFECNVCGKAFIRNIHLSHHHRMHTGEKPFQCNLCDKAFVCRAHLTKHQHIHSGKKPYKCNECGKAFNQSTSFLQHQRIHTGEKPFECNECGKAFRVNSSLTEHQRIHTGEKPYQCIECGKAFRDNSSFARHRKIHTGEKPYRCGLCEKAFRDQSALAQHQRTHTGEKPYTCNICEKAFSDHSALTQHKRIHTREKPYKCKTCGKAFIRSTHLIQHQRIHTGEKPYKCNTCGKAFNQTANLAQHQRHHTGGK; this comes from the exons ATGCTCCTCAGCTCACCAGAGAAAAGGAATGGCTGTCAGCCAGCTCCCGGCCCTGGTCCAG GTCTCTTAGGATCCCAACCAGATATGTTCTTTCCCCTGGAGGAAGTGGAAGAATGTGTGTCAGAGGAGGCTCCTGAGGGCTTTGTTCTGG ATGCCGCAGatgaacctcacttgggtcctcgaTCTGCGTGTGAAGCTCAGGTTCCGGTTacag GGGAAATTACAGTGGCCATGAGTAAGAAATTCCTCAAGGCAGATATCCCTGAGAAAGAGTCGGATCAATGGATAGCAAAGGAAAGAGCATGTGCTAACTTGTTCAATTGGCAGTGCCAGGAAGGTCAGGAGGTGAAGTTGCAGCAAGTGGTCCTCACCCAGCAGAACACTCCATCAAAACTGAGTGAGCAGAGAGTCAGAGCAGAGAGCTCATCACCCATCCAAAGTCAGAGATCTCAAGCAAGCAAAACGGCTTTTGAATGCAGCGAATGCGGGAAAGCCTTCTCTAAGAGTTCCACCCTTAAGAAGCATCAGAAACTTCATACCGAAAAACTCAACCCAAGTCAGAAATCACCAATGAAAGAGAAGCGATACAAGTGCCgagaatgtgggaaagccttccaCCAGAGTACACACCTCATCCATCACCAAAGAGTCCACACTGGCGAGAAACCATACCAGTGCAAGGACTGTGGCAAGGCCTTCTCAGTGAGCTCTTCCCTTTCCTACCACCAGAAAATCCATACCGGAGAAAAGCCCTTTGAATGTAATGTTTGTGGAAAGGCCTTTATCCGGAACATACATCTTTCCCACCATCATAGAatgcacactggagagaaacctttccAATGCAACCTTTGTGACAAAGCTTTCGTTTGCAGAGCACATCTTACCAAACACCAGCACATTCACAGTGGCAAGAAGCCCTATAAATGTAatgagtgtgggaaagccttcaatCAGAGTACAAGTTTTCTGCAGCATCAGAGgatccacactggagagaaaccctttgaATGCAACGAGTGTGGCAAGGCCTTCAGGGTGAACTCTTCCCTTACTGAACACCAGAGAATCCACACTGGGGAGAAACCATATCAATGTATCGAATGTGGCAAAGCTTTCAGGGATAACTCATCCTTTGCACGCCATCGGAaaattcacactggagagaaaccttacagatGTGGCTTGTGTGAGAAGGCTTTCAGGGACCAGTCAGCCCTAGCACAGCATCAGAGAACTCACACTGGGGAAAAGCCTTACACGTGTAACATATGTGAGAAAGCCTTCAGTGACCATTCGGCCCTTACCCAACATAAGAGAATTCACACGAGAGAAAAACCGTACAAATGTAAAACCTGTGGGAAAGCTTTTATCCGAAGCACACACCTCATTCAACACCAGAGGATTCACacgggagagaaaccttacaaatgtaacaCATGCGGGAAAGCCTTCAACCAGACTGCAAACCTCGCTCAGCACCAGAGGCATCACACTGGAGGAAAGTGA